The sequence AGGTGCTTCCTCGTTAACAATTTCACTTGACTATGGGTAAGTGGTTGAGATAGTGTTTTACAGCAATTTCGGCACCTTTAATATTCATATAAAAATCACCAAACCGGGAGGACGGGTTACTATGGACAAATGGACCTTTGGCTTCACGATGGTTGTTGTCGGAATGGGCGGTACCATATGTACCCTCATTGTTTTCAGTCTCATTATGTCTGCTCTCAAGAAGGTCTTTCCGTACAGGAAAGAAGAAGACAAATAAAGGGAGGATTGGGGCATGTTTGCTGATTCGGTAATGAGCGGTTTGAATGGACTTACGGCTGGTTTCGCGAACCTGCACTGGTCGCATCCCGTGATGATGATCATCGGCGGGCTGTTGCTGTACCTCGGCATCAAGAAGGACTGTGAGCCTCTGCTCCTGGTTCCCATCGGATTCGGCTGTATCCTCATCAATATTCCCCTGGCGGGACTCATGGACAAAGAGGGATTCCTGCGCATCATCTACGACGCGGGTGTCATCACGGAACTCTTTCCCCTCTTCATATTCATCGGCATAGGAGCCATGACGGACTTCGGGCCCGTTCTGGAAAACCCCTATACTTTCCTCCTGGGAGCGGCAGGCCAGTTCGGAATATTCATCACTCTCCTTCTCGCTCTCGCTCTCGGCTTTCCCTATAAGGATGCCGTGACCATCGGCATCATCGGCGCCTGTGACGGTCCCACCGTCATATATGTGGCCTCGCAGTACGCTCAACACCTGCTGGGGCCCGTGACAGTCGCGGCCTATTCATACATGGCCCTCGTGCCGGTCCTTCAGCCCCCCATCATGAGGATGCTGACGACGCAGAAGGAACGCACCACGGTCATGAAGAGCCACGCAAAAAGCGTCTCCAAGACGACGAAGATGCTCTTTCCCATCGTCATCACCATCGTTGGCGGTCTTATCGCCCCCAAGGGTCTCCCCCTTCTGGCGACGATCATGCTCGGCAATCTCATGAAGGAGTCGGGAGTCGTCAGCAGGTTGACGAGCGCGGCGGAGAACGAGATAGCCAATATCGTGACACTCCTCCTCGGCATATCCATCGGCGCCACCATGAGCGGGCCGGTCTTTGTGCAGCCCAAGACCCTCATCATCCTTATCCTCGGGCTTCTCGCCATATGCCTTGATACGGTTTTCGGCATCCTTTTTGGGAAAATCCTCTACGTTGTTACCGGAGGCAAGGTCAATCCGCTCATCGGCGCTTCGGGTATATCGGCCTTTCCCATGGCGGCCCGCGTCGCCCAGAAGGAAGGATTGAAGTATAACAAGAGAAATTATCTTCTCATGCACGCCATGGGAGCCAATGCCGGCGGGCAGGTCGGGTCGGTGATGGCGGCCGCCGTCATGCTCTCCGTCCTCAATGGAATGGGCCTCATCTAGGCATTAGAACAGGGAACGGAATTGAACGGGAGCCGGACAGGCTATGACTGTCCGGCCCTTTTTTTGGACGTTGTTGGGGGCAGAGAAAAGGGGGTGCCTGGAGTGGCACCGCAATTCGGTCTTTTCGTTCGATAGTGCTTGCTTCAAAGAAGTGACTTGTTATATAGTAGCTCAGTGTCAATCACAATCAAAGCAAGTGCAGATCTTTAGCTTGTCGGGGTGACTGGGGAGAGCGAATGCTCTCGGTCTGCTTGGTGACGCACGGAAAAAGGGGGTTCAAGGCCTATGGATTTTGTGCAGACTGCATCACTCGTGATCTTTCTGGCGAGCATCATCCTCGTCATAACAGGCTGGATCGACAGCGTTCTGGCCGCGTTGCTGGGCATCCTCTTCATGGTCTTCTTCGGGATCATGTCGGACATCGATGCCTTCAAGATCGTTGACTGGAACGTTATCATCATTCTCCTGTCCATCTGGATCATCTCCGGGTACTTCGGGAAGTCGGGGGTGCCCGATTTCCTCTCGGCGGCTATCCTCAGGTTGTCGAGGGGGAATGTGGCCCTCTTTGTGACCATGATCGGTGCGCTGGCCGGATTCGTCTCCATGCTGATCGACAACGTGGTCGTCGTCCTCATGTTCGCACCCGTCATCTTTCACGCCTGCCGGAGGTTCGGTTTCCCCGCCTTTGCGCCGGTGCTTTTCCTTGCCCTCTGTGCGAACTTCATGGGTACTGCAATGCTTCTTGGTGACCTGCCTCCCCAGATGCTCCACAGCGTCTCCGGCATCGAGTTCGCGGGTTTCATCTGGCAGCTGGGAAGGCCGTCCTCGTTATTTATCCTTCTCATTTCGTATGCGGTTACTTGCTGGGTCTTCTACATGATGTTCAAGAAGAAATACAGAGGCATAACCATGGACGTGGCATCCATGAATGAACGTCCTCTTGACCATATCAAGGACAAACCCTTTGCGATCACCGTGTGCGTCGTGTTCGCCCTCACGATCCTGGCCATGGCGCTAAGACCCATCTTCGGCTATCATCTCGGTTTCATAGCCATGTGGGGGGCCATCTGTCTCATCCTCGTTTTCGAGATGTTCAAAGACCGGTTCACCCTGGAGATACCGAGCCTGGAGCACGTCCTGTCTGAACTTGACTGGCGCGCCGTGTTCTTCTACGTGGCTCTCTTTGCCCTTGTCGGCGGTCTCGAGCATTCGGGCGTCATCAAGCTGGTGTCCAACATGATAACCCCGCTCATCAAAGAGAGCCTTGTGGTGGGAAGCAGTCTCCTTTTCTGGGTCACTGCTCCTATCGTGGGTATTGTCGAGCATGACGCCTATATTCTTACCATGCTCTACGTCATCCGTGACCTCGCGAAGGAGACGGGCATGAACCCCTGGCCCCTTTACTGGATGCTTCTGTGGGCCGGTACTCTCGGCAGCAACCTCACCATCGCCGGAGCGCCCGCGCTCTTCGTCGCGAAGAACCTTGGCGAGAAAGAGGACCAGGTGAAGGTGAAGCTCAAGGAGTTTCTCAGCATGACCGTTCCCTTCGTGATAGTATCGCTCATTGCCTGCTATATCCCGGCCATGCTTATCTGGGTCTTCCCGTTCGCGAAATAGGGAGGTGTATCATGGCAATATTGACAATTTCACGGCAGTTCGGCGGCGGAGCCAGGGCAATAGCCCTGAAGATCGCCCGGGACCTGGGCTACGAGTACATCGACAGGTCCACAATGTTCAAGGACATCTCGTCGGAGGGCCCGCGCTGGGGGACGTACGCGAAGGACTTCGATGAACACTATCCAAATGTCTGGGAGCGCAACGACTGGTCCTTCAAGGCCTTCGTCGCCATCATCCAGAACCTTATTTACAGCTACGCGCAGCGGGACAAGGTGATCATCGCCGGCACGGGAGCCACGTTCCTCCTGAAAGGGATCCCTCACGCCCTCAGGATAAGGATAGAGAGTTCCATGGAGGACCGCGTAAACAGGGTCCAGGGCGACCAGGTGATCAATGAGGCCACGGCCCGCTGGATCATCGAGAAGGTCGATGCCGACATGGCACGTTCCATGTACGTCATCTACGGCAAGGAATGGAACGATCGGAAGGAATTCGACGTGGTCTTCGACAGGTCGAAGCGGACCCAGGAGGAGATCATCGATGAGATCAAGAAGGGGCTTGCCGCGAAGGAGGCGTTAAGGACGAAGGAAGCGCTGGACATCCTCAACCTCAGGGCCGTTGCCGCGAAGGTGAAGGCCGCGATCCTGACGGACCCCTCCTTTACCGTTTCCTATCTCGACGTCGCTCCCAAAGAGGGGGGGATGCCCCGCTACGGGCTCATCGTGAGGGGTTTCGTGCACGAGACGGACGACGCGCAGAGCATCAAGGAAAGGGCGAAAGGCATCGCGGGCGATCTGCCGCTCGAGTTTGACATACAGTACCAGATGCTTCCACGGTTCGGCCACTTCGATTTCAGGTAGGATCGAGTTACGCAAGTTCCGACTCCCCGGTGATAAACGCCGGGGAGTTTTTTTGTCACGTCCCCTGTGCCGCCTCGCGGGCCAGGCGCTGGGATTTTATCTTCATGAGGGAGCTCGTCGTGGAGCGCTCCATTTCTTCAAGCTTCGACGTGATGAAGCGGATGGTCTCGGTCAGGCGGGGAATGAAGGAATGCTCGAGGGCGTTCACGCGCCGACGTGTCTTCTCCACTTCCTTGCTCAGCCGGCGGACCGTGTCCTCGGTCTCGGCCATGGAAAGGAGCTTCGGAAGGAACTCGCGGAGTTTCGCGATGGCCATGTCGAGTTCGGCCGACGTATGCACCAGGGAGTAGCGACCCGTGGCCTCCCCGTAAGCGATCTCCAGCTTCTGGACCCTGACGCTCATCAGCCGCGCGGGGCGGACCGTGAGCGCGAGGTCCTGCATGACCGATTCCAGCGCGTTCTCCGTGATGGAGCGTGACGAGGTGATCTCGGCAAGAACGAAGAGCTTCATGACGTAGGGGAGCTCCTCGTCGACGATCTGCCGCAGGTTGCGGTACTCGCGGGCTATGGTCATGAATTCCTTTATCAGGCCGTCGAGCTTGTCCTTGAGGAGTTTGTGCCCCCGGCGGGCGACGACGAGCCGGCGCCTGAGTTTCAGAAGCTCCATTCGTGTCGGGTTAACGGCGAGTCTCACAGCAATCCTCCGGGATCACGAGGTCTTCGGGTAGTAGCGTTCGATGAACTCATCGCGAACACGCTTCAAGAGGTTGGGCGGGAGCATGCCGAGAAGCTCCCAGCCGATGCGCAGGCTTTCCTCTATGGTCCGGTTCTCGTATTCGCCCTGGCGGACGAAGCGGTCCTCGAAGGCATCGGAGAATTTCACGAAAAGGACATCCTCTTCCGTCAGCGCCGATTCTCCGAGCACGACGGCGAGCTCCCTCGCGTTCTTTCCCTGGGCATAGGCCGCGTAGAGCTGGTTCATGACGTCCGAGTGGTCCTCCCGCGTCTTTCCGGCCCCGATGCCCTTGTCTTTGAGTCGCGAGAGGGACGGAAGGACGTCGACGGGCGGATAGATGCCCTGGGTGTGGAGAGGGCGGAGGATGATGATCTGCCCCTCGGTGATGTAGCCCGTCAGGTCGGGGATGGGGTGTGTCTTGTCGTCCTCGGGCATGGTGAGGACGGGGATCTGTGTTATGGACCCGTTCTTCCCCTTGATGCGTCCCGCGCGTTCATAGATCGTCGAAAGGTCGGTGTAGAGGTAACCCGGGTAGCCGCGGCGTCCGGGGACTTCCTTCCGTGCCGCCGAGATCTCCCGGAGGGCCTCGCAATAGTTGGTTATGTCCGTCAGGATGACGAGGACGTGCATGTCCTTCTCAAAGGCGAGGAACTCCGCCGTCGTCAGTGCCATGCGGGGGAGGGTGAGCCTTTCGATGGGCGGGTCGTCGGCAAGGTTGATGAAGAGGACGGAACGCTCTATGGCGCCTGTCTTCCTGAAATCGGCTATGAAGAACTCCGCCTCCTCGAATGTTATGCCCATGGCGGCGAAGACGACGGCAAACTTCTCACCCGTCTTGAGGACCGTTGCCTGTCTCGCGATCTGGGCGGCGATCCGGGAATGGGGCAGGCCCGAGCCGGAGAAGAGAGGCAGTTTCTGGCCCCTCACGAGGGTATTGAGAAGGTCGATTGTCGAAATGCCCGTCTGGATGAACTCATTCGGGTAGTCCCGGGCGTAAGGATTGATCTGGTTGCCGTTGACGTTGAGATACTTTTCGGGGATGATGGCGGGACCATCATCTATGGGCCGACCGGAGCCGTCGAAGACGCGGCCGAGCATGTCGATGGACATACCGAGCTCCATCCCTTTGGCGAGGAACTTTACCTTCACGTCCTGCGGAGAGAGCCCCCGGGTTCCCTCGAAGACCTGGACCATCGCCTTGCTTCCGTGTACCTCCAGGACCCGGCCCCTGCGGATGCTGCCGTCCTCCAGCTTTATGTCGGCAAGCTCTCCGTAGGTCACACCTTCCACGTCATCGACGAGCATGAGCGGCCCGGCGATCTCCTTCACTGTCCTGTACTCCCGAATGATGTTTCCCATCGTTTCATCTACCTCGCAATCTCATTACCAGACCAGCGCACGAATGCTGTTCACTATGTCCCCTTCGATGGAACTGAACCGTTCCAGCTCCTCCTCGGGAATAAGCCTTGCCCGTGTTATGTCCTCGAGAACGTTGAGCCGAAGAAGGGCCTCCAGAGTGGCTCCGTCGGCAAGCCCCGTCCGTATCTCGTCGTAGTAGCGCAGGATGAGATTGAGGAGCAGGAACTGCTTCCTCAGGGACGTGTACGTGTCGCGGTCGTCGAAGGCGTTCTGATGGAGGAAGTCCTCCCGGATCATCCTGGCGGCCTGCATGAGGAGCCTGTCCTCGAGGGAAAGGGCGTCGATGCCGACGAGCCTGACGAGCTCGTCCAGTTCCGCTTCTTTCTGAAGGATGGTCATGGCCCGTTTCCTGTTGACGGACCACATCTTGTCTATCTTGTCGTCCGCGTCGGCGTCGACGATGTCCTGGTAGAGCGAATAGGACGACAGCCAGTTGATGGCCGGGAAATGCCTGGCGAAGGCCAGCTTGTCGTCGAGGCCCCAGTAGACCTTGACGACGCGGAGCGTTGTCTGCACGACGGGTTCCGAAAGGTCGCCTCCGGGAGGGGAAACGGCCCCGATGATGGAGACCGCACCGCGGCGGTCATCGGTGCCTATGCACATGACCGAGCCTGCCCTTTCATAGAAACCGGCAATGCGGGAGCCGAGGTAGGCGGGGTAGCCTTCTTCCCCGGGCATTTCCTCGAGGCGGCCCGATATCTCCCGCATGGCCTCGGCCCAGCGGCTTGTGGAATCGGCCATGAGAGCGACGGAGTATCCCATATCGCGGAAGTACTCGGCGATGGCGATCCCCGTAAAAACGCTTGCCTCTCGGGCCGCGACAGGCATGTTGGACGTGTTGGCGATAAGGACCGTGCGTTCCATCAGGGGTTCTCCCGACTGAGGGTCCTTGAGGTGGGGGAATTCCATGAGAACGTCGGTCATCTCGTTGCCGCGCTCGCCGCAGCCGACATACACGACGATCTGCGCGTCGGCCCACTTGGCGAGCTGGTGCTGCACGACGGTCTTGCCGCTCCCGAAGGGTCCCGGGACGCAGGCGGTGCCGCCCTTCGTTATGGGGAAGAACATGTCGATGATGCGCTGCCCCGTCGTCATGGTCTGAGTTGGAGGCACCTTCCGCTTTGTCGGGCGCGGGTCGCGGACAGGCCATCTCTGGACCATCGTCACACCGAAGGGGCCCTCGGGACTCTGTATGACGGCGATCTCCGTGTCCACGTTCCCCGTTACGGGACGTATCTTCCCCACGGTCCCCGACTTGCCCGGCGGGACCATGATCTTGTGGCTGACAAGAGCGCTCTCCTCTACGGTTCCCAGGATGTCGCCCCCTTTCACGACATCGCCGACGCGGGCCAGCGGTACGAAATCCCATTTCTTTGTCCTGTCGAGGGCCGGGCGTTGGGTTCCCCTCACGATGTATTCTCCGAAATCCTGCGCCAGGACATCGAGAGGTCTCTGGATGCCGTCATAGATGGAACGGATAAGACCGGGACCCAGCTCGACGCTGAGCGGTTCGCCGGTGCGCACAACGGGTTGACCGGGACCTATTCCTTCCGTTTCCTCGTATGTCTGTATCGAGTACTCCTCACCCTTGATCTCGATGATCTCGCCGAAGAGCTTGATCTCACCCACACGGACCATCTCGAACATGCGCGCGCCCGACAGGCCCCTGGCAACGACCAGCGGTCCCGAGACCTTTATCACCTCTCCACTTATTCCATCCATGCTGTCATCCCTCATTCCTGTTCACTCGTTTCAGTATCTTCCTTCTTGAAAAGGTCTATACCCATGGAGCGTTCGATGGCCTTTCTCATCTCGTTGTACCCCGTCCTCGGGCTGTCTTCATACATGGGGACCACCGTGAGAATGACGTCGCTCCGTGACCGGAATTCCTCGACCACCTCCGGAGCCTCAGCCGCGATGCTCTCGGTGACGAGAATGAGCCCTATGTCGCTCCTGCGCGAAAGCATGAAGAGCTCCTCGGCAAGGTCTTTCGGGTCCGATACGGCCACGATCTCGAAACCGATGCCCTTGAAGCCCAGGATCAGGTGCTTCTCGCCAACAATGCAAGCCTTAGCCATAGACATACCTCAACCGCGGACCCAGGATATCCTCGTTTATCCTGTTGATCTTTCCCGTGACGACGAGCTTGAGGTTCTGGATCTCGGCCTCAAGCGCCATGAGGAAGGCGAAGACCCGTTCGGGTCCCGACGTTTCGAGGCGCGCGAAGGCGGAGAGGTGAAGGACGAAATTAGTTACCTTCAGCTCGAATGTGGAGATCTGGTCGTCGTAGGGCATCTGCAGTGCGCGGGCCAGCACGTCCCCGATCTCGCCTCCCACCAGCTCCGGCCACATGGCAGGGTCCGGCGCGCCCGCCAGGTCCATGATGAGGGGGTTTTCCTCTCCCACGGGCAGGAAAAGATCGATGACCTGTTTCAGGTCGCGACCCTGTCTCTGCACGCGCCACAGGGAGGAAACGGCATGCCCCAGGACGCTTTCCTGAACGCAGGAGCGGATGAGGGGACTGTCGATCTCGTCGGCCAGCATGAGCAGGTGGCGGAGGTATGCCCCGTCGACGAACATGTCGGACATGGATTCATCGAGCTCGCCGAGGTCTATTCCCGCGCCGGTGATCCGGTCCCTGAAAGGGGCGGGCAGGTCAGCATAATCTCCATCGAGAACGGCGCCTATTACCTGTTCCCTGACCATGCCCGGCAGGAAACGGCTGTCTATGCCGGAAAGGGCGCTCTTTATGTTGAGATAGTCGTTTCGTATGAGGAAGAGGTCAACGGGAACGGGTGAAGGGCACTCGGCCCTGACCGATGTGGCGAGGTCGTAGAAGCATTCGTCGGCAATGGCGCTGAAATCATCCCAGGGGACGCCGGGATCGAGATAGTCCTCGATCAGTGTTCCCTGAAGGTGCTGGTACACGTCTTCCGTATGATGCATCTCTATGACGAGGGTGAAGAACTCCCTGGGCAAGAGCTTCGTTTCAAGCGCGCTGATCCTGCCGCAGACGAAACCCCAGTCAGGTCGGTTCTTGATGAAAGGCAACATGTAGCCGGCAGACAGTCTCATTCGCGTGCAAGGTCCTCAGCGATCTCAGGCAGGATCGATCTCTCTATATCCTGAAATATGGTGCCTATCGTTGCGTCCACCTCAAAGTCATCGCTTATGAAGATGAATCCGCCCCTTTCCGGGAGCGGGTCCCGGTCGATCTCGATCGCCGTTCTCTCACCACCCTCTGACGCCATGCCGTCCAGAAGTTTTGAGAATACCTCCCTGTCATCGGGGTGGACCCGTATCCGCCCTTTCCCGCCGTGGACGATCTTTTCGAGGAAACCTTCCATCACCCGTCCATACTCATCGGCGGGCCAGGCGAGAACCGTCTCGCGGGCCCTGTCGAAGATGGCCCGCAGGGAGGCGTTTCTCGCTTCGAGGTACTCTTTTCCGGCAGTTCCCTGGAAGTGGGCCAGTTTTCGGGCATACTCTTCCTCGATGAGACGGGAACGGGCCTCATACTGGTACTCGAATTCCCGACGCAGGTTCTCCTTCTGGATATCCAGCTTCTCTTTCGCCTGTCTCGCGGCGGCGGCATTGATGTGTTCCGCCTCTGTCCTTGATGCCTTCAATACCGCTTCTTTGATCTTGTCAAGACTCATGGCCCCGCACGGCTCCTTTATCCGTCTACTGTGGCAAGAGCTGCAGCACAGAGGGTTGCGTGAGGAAGATTATGAAGAGGATCGTCGCAAGGAGGGCCACGACGGCGTAGGTCTCGACGAAGGCGGGGAAGAGGATGGCCCGCCCCGCTGATTCCGGTCGTCTCGCGATGAGCGCGATCCCGGCGGCCGATGCCTCTCCCTGCTTTATGGAAGAGACGAGCTGGGCGATCCCGTTACCGAGGCCGATGAAGAAAAGAGCGAGGCCCGTCCCGAGGGATATCTTGAGGTTTCCCCCCCCGATGAGTCCCGTCTGGGTCATGATGAGGATGGCGGCGATAAAGCCGTAGAATCCCTGCGTGCCCGGCAAGGCGATCATGATGAGCATGCGCCCGAAAAGCTCCGGTTTCTCGCGCATCACTCCCGCTCCGGCATGGGAGGCGATGGCGATCCCGCAGGCCGAACCGGCGCCCGCCAGGCCAAAGGTGAGGCCCGCCCCCGCGTAGCAAAGACCGCGACCAATCTCGATCCATTCTGGGGTCATTGTATTCTTCCTCCAAGGTTTTTGTGATTATCCATTTTTTGTGCCCTCCTTTTTCATCTCGCACAGCGGCGAGTCGAACCCGAGGGGCTGGAAGGGCCGCGCCCCCGCGTCATAGAAGCGCCCGAAGAACTCGACGAATATGAGGCGCATCGAGTGGACGAAGGCGCCCAGTAGACTGATGACGAAGTTGAAAAGATGGCCCGCGACGACGATGAAGATGAAACAGAAGAGTCCCACGTAGGGAATGTCCCTCAAGAGCCCGCCGAGCATGTTGAAGGTCGTGCCCACGATCGACGTGGTGAGACCGAGGGCAAGCAGCCGGCAATAGGAGAGGACGTCGCCGATGAAGGCGGTGATCCCGTAGCTTCCCACGATCCCGTAGAGGCTGACGACCCCGCCCAGGATGCGGGCGACAGGGCCCTTCATGTCCCGTCCCTGCGTCAGGATGAGCCCGAGCGCCCCGGCGCCGAACAGCGCGAGACCGGTCCGGTAAAGGGTCTGGGGAGTATCGATGAAAAGCTTGCTGACGATTATGAGCAGGCCAGGGAGTGTCAGGTACCAGAAGAGACCGTCAAAGACGGCACTCTTCCAGTCTCCCTTCCTGATCGCCCCGTACATTCTGAGGGCGATCCCGAAGAACTGGTTCAGGACGCCGATCAAAAGGGCAAAGAGCAGGGCGTAGATCGTCTTGCTTATGGGGTCGAGAACCACGAAAAAGGCCTGGACTCGCATGAGGAGATTGTTCTCGCCGAGATACTTCTCCATGTAGAGGTCGCCGAACCAGGACCCCAGCAGGGCCCCGAAGATGACGGTGCTTATGCCGCCGCCAAGAAGGATGCGGCCGAAGTCCGCCACGCCCTGGTATTGCTTTGTTCTCTTTATCAGGTAAAGGGAAGTGGCGATGAGCATAAGGCCGTATCCCACATCGGAAAAGCATATGCCAAAGAAGAGATAGAAGTTTATGTGCAAATAGGGTGTCGGGTCGAAGCTGCGATACGGCGGCAGACCGAACATCTCCACCAGCAGTGAGAGAGGCCGGAAGACCTTCGGGAGGGAGAGGCTCACCGGCACGTTCTCGTCCTCGGAAGGATCGTCGAGGATGACCACGGAGTCGGGAAACTCTTTGGCGAAGGCGCTCTGCAGGCGTTCCACATCCCGGGCCCGTATGTACCCGGTGAGGAGATGGACCCATTTTCCACCGAGTGTCTTCGTCAGTGCCAGGCGCTCGTTCCTTGCGGCGGTCCAGAATGCCTTGAGGATGATGAGGGAGCGCCTGTCGGAGGCAAGCGCCCTGACCCTGGCGATGGTCTCATCGATCGTTGTGGAAAGCTGGACGAGGTCCTCCTCAAGAGCCCTGACGTGGTCTCCTATCGTGCCGGAGAGGTCGGGAAGGCCCGTTTCTATAAAGGAAAGCCGGGACAGCTCATCCTTCACCTCGTCCGCGTCGTCAGCAAGGACAGCGATGAGTACCCTGACGTTGTCCCTGTTCGCTGTCTTCTGCCCGCCCGGGGCGGGTGTGAACCCGGAGGGATAGACGCCGCAGGTGTCGGACCCTTCCTCGATCGGTTCCCACGCGATATCGGTTAAGGGGGATGCCGGTCCCGAGAGATGCTCCAGGTTCTTGCGGGGCAGATGACCGAACAGGAGACGGACCCGGCGGGGACGGTGAAAGTCTTCCATTGTGAACGACAGGTCGCACAGGGGCATCAACGTTGCCAGGCGGTTCTCGATATCGCCCTTTGCGCGTTCGCTGCGCCTGAGTATCTCGTCGAGCTCATTTGCCTCACGGGAGCGGCCAGCGAGGTCGTAGTTCTCCGTCGCGTTCTTGAGCTCCTGTTTATCGATCATCTGGGGGACTGGCGTCAGGCCCTGAAAGAACCCCTGTTCCTCAGGCGCGTATGTCTTGAGGAGGTTCAGTATGGCGTCGATCTTGTGCAGTATGTCATCAATGTCTTCTGTGGAGACACCTTTGATCCTCAGGTCGGGGGCCGTGTCCGTGAGACCTTCGGAGGCGTCGGTGACGTCAACGACGCCAAGGGAGCTGACGGTGCGCAGAAGGCGCTTGCTGCTGTGCATGGGGCTCAGGATCGTCAGCTTCTTAATGGGGTCTATCGCCATTCGTTTACCAGTTGTGGAACCTGTCCAGTATCCTGTTGACCCCGCGGGTAGAGAACTCTTCGGGCGCTTCCCTGACCGCCCGGAGTTTTTCGGCGTGCTGCGCGGAAGCCCGGGAGAGGGATTCTGCAAATCCTTTCTCCACCTCAGTCTTGAACTGAGCAAGGCGGGCCTCGAGCTCGGCAGTAAGCTCCTCGCGGTACCTGGCGAGCTCGTCATCTACCGATGCGAGGACCGCTTTGGACCCGGTGTGGGCAGCCTCGATGATGCCGTCCGCCTCCTGTTCCAGCGATATTATGTTGTCAAGCAGGGATGTCATATCGTCGTTCCTTCTCGTCATTCGAAAGGTTATGCGATATCAACCGAAAGACAGGTCCGGCTGGATGAATAAGCAATTGAGCACTATTGTTACATGGATGGGGTACTGTATGTCAAGTTTTTTCTATCCAGTGATAAACAGGTGCATACAATGATACACAGGCGAATCCGCACGGGTTTCCGGGGCTCATTGTATCTTGTCGATATCCCTGGATTTGCCGATAACTATCAGGATCTCGCTGTCCTTGATCACATAATTGGGAGGTACCATCGTCACTGTGTCGGTCAGGGTGTCCCGTATGGCAATGACGTTGATATTGTGCTTGCTCCTCAGGTGAACATCCGCCAGGGTTTTTCCCTGAAAGGCGGCGGGTGGGGCGATCTCGCCGATGATATAGTCCTCCGCCAGGGGAATGTAATCGAGTATGTTGGGAGATATGAGGCTTCTGGCCACCTTGCTTGCCATCTCCTTCTCGGGGATTATGACCTCTGTGGCCCCGACGCTCTCCAGGACCTGCTTGTATTCGACGTTGGGAGCCTTCACGATGATGTTCCTGATCTTCATCTGCTTGAGGTGGAGGGTGATGAGCGTGCTCGCCGCAAGGTCCTCGCCGAAGGATACGACGACGACGTCGTTCTCTCTGAGCCCCAGCGATTCCAGGACGTTTTTCTCCAGTCCGTCGCTCACTATCGCCTTCGTGGCGAAGTCGGCCATGTTCTGCACCACGTCCTTGTTCTTATCGATGGCGATGACCTCCATGCCGTTTTCGTAGAGTTCTTTTACCAGGTTGAAGCCGAAGATCCCGATACCGATGACGACGACCCTTTTCATGTATCCTCCCTAACCGACCATGACCGTTTCCTCGGCATAGGCGATGCTTTTCTTCCGTGACGCGAGAGTGAGCGAAAGCGCCAGCGTGAGGGGGCCGACGCGCCCGGCGAACATAAGAGCAATAACTGCCAGCTTTTGCGCCGTGCTCAGATGGGGCGTGACGCCCATGGAGAGGCCCACGGTGCCGAAAGCGGAAACGGCCTCAAAAAGGTATTCCAGGAACAAATGACGCGTCCTGTCCGGCGGCAACGACAGCGAAGGGGAGAAAAGAAGGAACGAGGTGATGAGCACGATCGAGAACGCCGAGGCGAAGATGATGGAGATCGTCTTGGTGACGGTCTCCTCG is a genomic window of Syntrophorhabdus sp. containing:
- a CDS encoding cytidylate kinase-like family protein produces the protein MAILTISRQFGGGARAIALKIARDLGYEYIDRSTMFKDISSEGPRWGTYAKDFDEHYPNVWERNDWSFKAFVAIIQNLIYSYAQRDKVIIAGTGATFLLKGIPHALRIRIESSMEDRVNRVQGDQVINEATARWIIEKVDADMARSMYVIYGKEWNDRKEFDVVFDRSKRTQEEIIDEIKKGLAAKEALRTKEALDILNLRAVAAKVKAAILTDPSFTVSYLDVAPKEGGMPRYGLIVRGFVHETDDAQSIKERAKGIAGDLPLEFDIQYQMLPRFGHFDFR
- a CDS encoding sodium ion-translocating decarboxylase subunit beta, whose protein sequence is MFADSVMSGLNGLTAGFANLHWSHPVMMIIGGLLLYLGIKKDCEPLLLVPIGFGCILINIPLAGLMDKEGFLRIIYDAGVITELFPLFIFIGIGAMTDFGPVLENPYTFLLGAAGQFGIFITLLLALALGFPYKDAVTIGIIGACDGPTVIYVASQYAQHLLGPVTVAAYSYMALVPVLQPPIMRMLTTQKERTTVMKSHAKSVSKTTKMLFPIVITIVGGLIAPKGLPLLATIMLGNLMKESGVVSRLTSAAENEIANIVTLLLGISIGATMSGPVFVQPKTLIILILGLLAICLDTVFGILFGKILYVVTGGKVNPLIGASGISAFPMAARVAQKEGLKYNKRNYLLMHAMGANAGGQVGSVMAAAVMLSVLNGMGLI
- a CDS encoding V-type ATP synthase subunit D; this translates as MRLAVNPTRMELLKLRRRLVVARRGHKLLKDKLDGLIKEFMTIAREYRNLRQIVDEELPYVMKLFVLAEITSSRSITENALESVMQDLALTVRPARLMSVRVQKLEIAYGEATGRYSLVHTSAELDMAIAKLREFLPKLLSMAETEDTVRRLSKEVEKTRRRVNALEHSFIPRLTETIRFITSKLEEMERSTTSSLMKIKSQRLAREAAQGT
- a CDS encoding V-type ATP synthase subunit A; amino-acid sequence: MDGISGEVIKVSGPLVVARGLSGARMFEMVRVGEIKLFGEIIEIKGEEYSIQTYEETEGIGPGQPVVRTGEPLSVELGPGLIRSIYDGIQRPLDVLAQDFGEYIVRGTQRPALDRTKKWDFVPLARVGDVVKGGDILGTVEESALVSHKIMVPPGKSGTVGKIRPVTGNVDTEIAVIQSPEGPFGVTMVQRWPVRDPRPTKRKVPPTQTMTTGQRIIDMFFPITKGGTACVPGPFGSGKTVVQHQLAKWADAQIVVYVGCGERGNEMTDVLMEFPHLKDPQSGEPLMERTVLIANTSNMPVAAREASVFTGIAIAEYFRDMGYSVALMADSTSRWAEAMREISGRLEEMPGEEGYPAYLGSRIAGFYERAGSVMCIGTDDRRGAVSIIGAVSPPGGDLSEPVVQTTLRVVKVYWGLDDKLAFARHFPAINWLSSYSLYQDIVDADADDKIDKMWSVNRKRAMTILQKEAELDELVRLVGIDALSLEDRLLMQAARMIREDFLHQNAFDDRDTYTSLRKQFLLLNLILRYYDEIRTGLADGATLEALLRLNVLEDITRARLIPEEELERFSSIEGDIVNSIRALVW
- a CDS encoding V-type ATP synthase subunit B codes for the protein MIREYRTVKEIAGPLMLVDDVEGVTYGELADIKLEDGSIRRGRVLEVHGSKAMVQVFEGTRGLSPQDVKVKFLAKGMELGMSIDMLGRVFDGSGRPIDDGPAIIPEKYLNVNGNQINPYARDYPNEFIQTGISTIDLLNTLVRGQKLPLFSGSGLPHSRIAAQIARQATVLKTGEKFAVVFAAMGITFEEAEFFIADFRKTGAIERSVLFINLADDPPIERLTLPRMALTTAEFLAFEKDMHVLVILTDITNYCEALREISAARKEVPGRRGYPGYLYTDLSTIYERAGRIKGKNGSITQIPVLTMPEDDKTHPIPDLTGYITEGQIIILRPLHTQGIYPPVDVLPSLSRLKDKGIGAGKTREDHSDVMNQLYAAYAQGKNARELAVVLGESALTEEDVLFVKFSDAFEDRFVRQGEYENRTIEESLRIGWELLGMLPPNLLKRVRDEFIERYYPKTS